TTTATGGTTCAATGGTTTAACTTTTAACAGATCACGCCTATATTACAATACCACGGATGTGAAGTGCCGTGACGATTACTATTCAGGAAACAATGTTAAACGTATTAATAACGAAATCACTGCCCCTTCGCATCAtcaacaacttcaacttcaacaacaacaacaacaacaacaacagcaacaacagcagcagcaacaacagcagcaacaacagcaacaacaacaaacacaaagtCAACATCACATGCAACATCAACTGCAACACATGAATCAGAATCCGCATAATCATCAATTGCAACACAGCCAACAGACAACCGCATGCAGCCCAAACTCTCAGTCTGTCCTGGAGACTCTAGACGATGCCGTCGATTGTGCAATGTATTCCAATCCAAGTGGAAGTGTcagtggcaatggcaatggccgTGTTGTGGCCGCTACTCAGACGCATCTTAACAATGCTTGTGAGCAAACTCCAGTGTCTCTGGTTCCCGTCAATGTGCCTGTTCCGCCTGTGATGTACACAGTGCATCGTGTGGTGACCACCGCTCAGATCCAGACAGCGGTTGGAAGTACATTTGCATCGTCAGCGAGTGTTTCGAGTGTCGTTAGTGCCGGTCGCAATGATAACGACTGCATGACATCGGCACAAGTCACTTCAGCGATGTCCATGTCAGCCAATGATCCACAGTGTCACACTGCTGGTCTTCATATATCTGAGATAAGCGGAAATATCATGAGCAACGCCAACGCACTTGGTCCTCTAACTGGTGTCCGCAGTCCATCCGGTAAGAGTACCTTACACCCCTATAGTGTATTCAGTTGATGCTTAATCTAAGTTTATCTGATATTCAGGTATGCTTACAAATTTCTTACCAGTTCAACAACAAAGCATCAACAGCAATGAAGCTCAACAGAATCCTGCGATATCCAAACGGATGATTGGGGCTAACTCAACCTCCACATACACAAGTGCCGGAAAACCCAATTCCCTCGTAGCCCGCACTTTGCAAAATGTAAGATCCTGACGATAAGTCAAAAATTGGTGAAAAACTCAAACACTCGTGAACAAAGCGTCAGTgctctcttattttttttctgactgtgcaaataataatttttagttataacatctttttatatttgttttcttatttaaaaaaagtatatgtttttttattattattatttaacagtTATGTTTGAATTGATCAGCATCGAAAATACGGGTACTGGGCATCTAACAGTCGATCAACTAGACGGTACCGTATTTACTtgctatattttttacaaatttcataaaCCCTTTATACTTTTTGAGAACAGGGTCTAATGACtgagatttaaattaatattattattttaattctattattATAAGGTTATCCCGACGTGCGTATACCTAATGTCAAGAGTAGCCGTGCACATGGAGATCGAGGGAACAGCTCAGTGTCCTTCTCAAGTGATGTTGGCAGCTGCATTGGGCTGTGAGGAATTGGGAATATCAAACAAACTGCTAGCGCAGAGTATCTTTGGATTATGGATGACCAGTGGGCTCCTGGAAATGCAATTGAAGGCACACCACTGTCCCTATATTGTCCGAGTGGCGTGGTCGAGTCTTCTTGAAAAGTTTAGCAGTGGCAATCCCATCGAACGAAAATTTGATGAACCCATGATTGTTCTTAAGCGGAATGTGTTCTTTTCTAAGCGAGATGAAGAGAAAATTAAGTAAGTTTGCTTAACTTATATACCTCTGgaatttgataataataataaaataaacttcaGGGACCATCGAATTGTGGAGCTTCTTTACGAGGAGGCTAAGCATTACGTGTTGACCGGAAGATACATTATGGAGCCTGTGCATTCTCTTATGCTGGGCGGTATTCAAGCTAGAATTGAACTCGGTCCCTACAATTCCCATACGCACACTGTTAGTTTTTTTAGGTGAGTGCCAGCATTTGAATGTTATAAGATTTCGACTTTATTAACTCGTATACTCGAATATTCAGAGAGAACCAGTCAAGATTTCTACCAAAACACGTTGCGAAAAGTTCCAATTGGCTTTGGCTACCTATAAGCCAGAAGAATTCTGCTGAAATAAAGCTTCTAGAGCAATTTAAGAGAGTGCCACAGACAGCTACAACCCGGAAGCTAATGCGAAAATACTTGGAGTTTTGCTGGGCATTACCATTTTATGGGTGAGTATATTATAAcatcagtattttttttaatttatccaagctttgctttttaaaagattaattataaaataaaacggacttgacaaatttaattagataaataaaaaacattttcaatcataattttaaaatattttaattaaaatattattataaatatttacgaaAACACAGCGCTGCTTTCTTTCATGGACAAATGGAACAACCTGTTAGGGGAATTATGTCTTTGGTTAACCATAAAGATATGGAGGTATTGATTGCTGTAAACGAGAGAGGAGTTTTTATTATAGACTGCTTTGAACACGTAAGTTTAGCagttatattcaattaaaatagtgagataacattaatattttaatttcatttaaagacTCTATTATTGGGCCTTCGATATGAAGATATGTCATGGGATTATGCAAAACCAAGTGCCAGTGATGATCCTGAGTGTCTAACATGCATTTTCTTGCAGGTTAGTAAGctttataagaaaatttatataattttgcatttaatttcgcataaacaaatattacttGACTTTTAGTTTGATGCGGTGGAAAATGGAATACAAATATCTAAACTAGTACAAGTGTTCTCAAAGCAAGCTGCCATGATTGATGCGCTTATATTGCATTTTACGGAGCAGATTCGGAAAAGAAAACAGGAAGGAAATTCGGCAGAACATTTTCATGACGGTAGCTACATATgtgaaacattttcattatcaatATCCTATCCGTGTTATTTTGTTCatacatattaattgaaattaataatatttgtatatttttttacagaaCCTAATCCTATACAAAATAATGGAAACGGTGTATTATGCAATAAGCTATCTAGATTGACTTTAGCCAGTTTTGATGAGGAAGGCCGCTGTATTGGGCAAATGGGATCATTATCAATAAGCTATTAACAATTGTTATATACATAGACATATATTGatgaatttgtttaattttaggTAATTAAAAGGTCgacttatatgtatgtatagtaaattaattaactattgTACATAGGCATATTTGTACATACGTATAACATTTAGGGGGTTCTCGATGAACCGATTAAAAGATTTAACTGGTGCATGGCCAAACCaaaatcaattcaatcaaATATTCGTCTTAACTTCTTGTGTGCGGGTTAAACTGGTTTATTGATTAAAGCAGACGCACAACCATTAATAAGTACATATTACGACTTAGATACATAAACGATTATATATGCACAAAATACcgaataaattaaacatttcttaTGTAAGATTTGTATGTCAGATGTGcacttttaaatatgtaagaaTTCAGATATTTTCGAAAGTATTTGTTtaccaaattattattttaattttccgacgatgcatttatttttgtaattgatCAATTATACGTGCACAAAATATACTTGTATTCgcagatacatatatagatactatcaattacaataacaatttaatagttGAAAACGATGAGATTCTCACTTATGACTTAAGGCTGATGTCTTGAGTTAGttaatgattgattgatttgatttcttatGCCGTAATGCCgtaatgcatacatatgtaaatactatatcctttttaaaaatgaagttacaaataataaagacAGAACGAAATTTAGTGTAAACGAAACCAAATGGTTTGataatttcattgaaaagAATGATATATTAACAcataacatataaattaattcttaaaagtaaatttatataatcttATAATAGCCTGGTTCAAGTATGCTTATCgttctttaaatttacattcaaCACTTGTGGGGATGTAAAGAATATTCGACaatattgtataattattCTAAGTTCATATTTCAAggttaatttttgtatatattcaaatttgatagATTTAAcgaattattttgttatcttAACAGTATTAAGTGTAagaacaattataattttaggaATGCTCCAACTCTTAACTGAAAATGATCAGACACTTAATATgatatgaaaattgtttatgtaTATAG
The genomic region above belongs to Drosophila innubila isolate TH190305 chromosome 3R unlocalized genomic scaffold, UK_Dinn_1.0 2_E_3R, whole genome shotgun sequence and contains:
- the LOC117790907 gene encoding uncharacterized protein LOC117790907, encoding METNQYYCRSGLQQTSSPSAISQTPISKMNYGNNVGQEYLPCSSNQPESGFNSREMSSRNGNNKQFIGNRNIGNPYVFSNCNNSGHCASNTNNAGNYINIMTVPLGTLQYNRKKSTTQDYQSRLYYNTTDVKCRDDYYSGNNVKRINNEITAPSHHQQLQLQQQQQQQQQQQQQQQQQQQQQQQQQTQSQHHMQHQLQHMNQNPHNHQLQHSQQTTACSPNSQSVLETLDDAVDCAMYSNPSGSVSGNGNGRVVAATQTHLNNACEQTPVSLVPVNVPVPPVMYTVHRVVTTAQIQTAVGSTFASSASVSSVVSAGRNDNDCMTSAQVTSAMSMSANDPQCHTAGLHISEISGNIMSNANALGPLTGVRSPSGMLTNFLPVQQQSINSNEAQQNPAISKRMIGANSTSTYTSAGKPNSLVARTLQNVIPTCVYLMSRVAVHMEIEGTAQCPSQVMLAAALGCEELGISNKLLAQSIFGLWMTSGLLEMQLKAHHCPYIVRVAWSSLLEKFSSGNPIERKFDEPMIVLKRNVFFSKRDEEKIKDHRIVELLYEEAKHYVLTGRYIMEPVHSLMLGGIQARIELGPYNSHTHTVSFFRENQSRFLPKHVAKSSNWLWLPISQKNSAEIKLLEQFKRVPQTATTRKLMRKYLEFCWALPFYGAAFFHGQMEQPVRGIMSLVNHKDMEVLIAVNERGVFIIDCFEHTLLLGLRYEDMSWDYAKPSASDDPECLTCIFLQFDAVENGIQISKLVQVFSKQAAMIDALILHFTEQIRKRKQEGNSAEHFHDEPNPIQNNGNGVLCNKLSRLTLASFDEEGRCIGQMGSLSISY